The genomic region atgcacggaacagttgcaggatacgcctttaaattcttaatctctcctatacttgtcgatatttaagctactttgtgaattattattatctcgaacagcactctttgacctgacacgttgatctcggatatcacctcacacgtgattgtttcaatatgaaactcatcaatgttgtcatggtccgcaccgcttaccgacatgccaactcacttttccaaaatttgttaaatcttttctgataaaacttaattttggtaaacggcattaaggtcaagcacaagagtaaaccaacatcggaaaatcatttttgtaaatatctttgtgtcttttaaatttatcttagtttattgattttagggggagtaaatacaaaaatcagaaaatccaaaaacatcgaaaaatttcaaaaacacaaaaacaatagaaaaacaaaaatgagtttcctggcgagcaaaagagaaaatgatagtacatcagtggtctatccaaacctctttaaaccttaaatgaaaaacgataagcagctctatataagatgtatcggtaggctcacaatcattttaaagtgtgcagggtgatataaatcttaatcgactgaagaccaggtgggaaccattcattggcatatggtcttagtaccgaaattcgtttgatagattgccgaggttctgagatattcggtctttatgctgcttatcatctgggtatcatggttgtatcttttaccgaaaaataacggggacgcaagtctagatcttccatgatactatacatacgtgtacatattacatactgcattcgacctcaataagtgataaacaatcacatgtccaaacaaataagtgataaatatatcacatttttccgggtgccaagttcgtctctctgctgtacggaagtactgacctgttcacggacttgcacctgtgccctcatgcatatgaaaatcaagttcctcatcaataagtgattatatcacatagggcttgttttcaaatcaaaataagtgagtatctcacaattttatacggtcaaacagatgataatcggtatactcaccggtaagatgaacactcgtgcataccttgatacgggaatgtgtcgtgatgtggatgaacaccggtcggtaagtataaatcataccttaacgtatcccctcgccatgattacatctgataagttgagtttaagtggacaacaataccgataattgttataggatgcttatcttaatgttaactaactgaacaacaagagtgttttggcatgaccgtacactgatatgattctcttaccctcgaaactcgcaaaaagaatgtctgtatatatttatttactgcttaactcttattgtttttcttttaaacagtttcgtcgtttggtgcatatcagcacgacattagcggtgatgtcgtttgataacactcaaaggattttaaattgttgtcttttaatttcaaaaataccaaaaagattttaggcgtgttttaatataaactttgtaaaagccaaaaagattttctttctactttattttcgatcgtacaatgttggagctcgagtcttcgttacctgaaacctgaatgaaaaccgaactgactaaatcttcataaacggtcgaaatttgcatgttttgaaagttaaaggctaaaattgacaaatttattaaactttcaaactgtcggacggtgtttgattgtgacgtggtcattcgtgtgtcatttgtttatactatattccaagcagttgttctcattatgcgtttagatttcttgcatgtgcagattctaaaggctaggagaacatggtcgatgacaaagctttggaatgaagacacgacgagaaggcgctcaaaagatgaagatgatcgagtagccgctgaccatcatcaacaccacaaggatctcacttcataaagatcaagtcattcacgagcacaGCTcaaagggggagcttatgttaagggggagtttgtcaacacacttcctacatgatacgggtagtttgttgatacactctctgctttcaagacgtgaagactttgaagatcctccgacaatgaagacttgaaaggacatcagagttttgggaactcgaagaccaaagaccgtcgaagttcgagacgagtcgacaactatagaagataaagacaaagctacagccatgggggagtttgttgatgcacttgtgtctgtactttgtctgtattcggtctgtatgtaaacgatgtccttggtagtctgtaagttgaccaagtcaaccatcctccggattgacttggccaacagttagcATATGCTTGTTGTTTGTCTGCctcgaaggatgagtgatcgaaggataatgcagatccttcgatcacctcgaaagatatgcttcgattgttagacctcgaaggatcatcctttgaggtcattgctgatcattcgaacatcatgtcatcgatagatgatccttcggaccatctatcggatccttcggacaagacctgctgtgtatgggtatatatacccatgcagtgtgttgagttAGACAGACAGAGACAGTTCTGTGAGtgcacacccgagagatagagagacaagttgagagctttctgtccggaaccacacacacacactttgagagtttacaagttaggtttgtaaacattgtgcttgtaaccgaaaccttcatttgcattaatacaagttgtgttaatcggtgaacccttgtgtgttgtgtttatacttgcttaatcccggtttgctcgctagcttggattccgcactcgctagtgggttagtataacaaggtttgaggttcgtcatcctccgacaaaaagggacctacaattaGCCATGGGTTAAGTTATTCTATAAAGACTTCGAAAAATAAAAAGTGTACAAATACACAATGAATGACACAAGATGACACAATGttgaacaaaatatataacacAATGCCGAAAATATAACACAATCTCGAGGAAAAAAACACAACGAGTCGAAAAAAAGACACCATGACACAAATATAGAAAAGACACAATGATAAATAAAAGATATAATGATaataaacaaaaattctaaaatctacaaCCTACAAATTCAAAagtgaaaacctaaaatctcacatCGTAGAGTACAATGAGACAATTCCAATGTCgcttgaatgaggtcaatcaAAGTCCGTTTAATACCCTTTGTATGACTTCTTAGTTTTAGAagcctttgtatttgattctaaaccATTAGCCCTACATATAAAAGTTGATTGTATTAAATGAAATTAAAACCACTTCATAATAAATCCCAATAACAATTAAGCCCATGATAGTTTATTTAATTCCATGTCTTAGTGATTTACGTGATGATGTTATTCAAAATTAACTTTAATTGTATTTAAGTAATTTATTATTTCTTTCGACTTATAAAACATAAAAACCACTCAAACTAATATCTTGTGTAAAATTATCGATGCATTTTTACCATAATTAATTCGAATAAAGTTAACCTAAAATACACCAATCAGATACTGAAATTTTATAAAATAGTCATAAGTCTAATATCTACATCTACAAgttcaaagttacaaatgatCCACAACTAGTTTTATGCCTCACCAGCGTTGTGGGGCGATACATCAAATATTGTCAGAACCAATGGGTAAGTGTTAGGCAACTGCCTGATACGAATAAGAATTACATTGAGTCAGTGCTAAAAAAAATGATGGCAACACTATAATTTTGAACAgaagcaaaatcgtaattttaaattgTGGGCAAAATTGTAGTTTTGAACATGGGAAAAATTGTAATTTGTACAGCCGAATGAGGAAGTGCCAAGCAGCTGCCTTACACTATTTCCTGCTATGGCCTTCAAAAAGTAAAATTCAAAAAACCACGATTAATTACTAAAAAGAATAAATGTAGAAAGACTAAATATGTGTACCAACAAAGTTAAACCTGAGAGACTAAACATGGATAAAAACAAAGTTAACCAgtaaaaagaaatcatttttaaaACAGAGGAACTAAACATGTATATTTACGAAGTTAAGGGTTcaaaaattaaatacaaaaaacTTCGATCCATTAGGGGTGCCAGACTATATATTGAAACACCATGAGGGAGAATAATCCTGGTGTTTCAATATATAGGTATGACACTATTCCGCTCATGGTGTTTCAATATAAAGGTAATTAAGAAATAAATGGTCTTCAACGATTTCACATGTTATATACCTATTCTTAAGTATCCTTTTGCTCACCAACAATCACTTTATTGTTAACACAATAAGATAAAAGCCAATAAAGAGTATGAGCATATAAATGAGTCATGGTATACCAAAACAATAAGGAAATGCATCCAAACATTCTTCTAACCACATGAAAACCGAATAACAAAAGGTATAACTTGTAAAAGTTTACAACCTAGTAAACTAGGAAAGAGTACACATTATGAGAACCAATGACTTGGTCAATGGTCTTTCTGGACGCTAATTGTGCAAACTAACTTCTTAAGACCGTTCTGATGACTTTGAGAAGCAAAGGCATTTGCCAATGAAAGTCACATAAGCGTCATACCAAAGGAGGAAATCTAAAGGGGATAAGAAATACTTAACTTCATATCCAGAAGTATTACCTGAGAAAACCgaaatgctttttttttttttttttaatcaggGATTACTTAAATAAGAACGCCATTTGTCGAGATATGGCATGTCACTTGGATCCATGTTTGGAATATAGTGATCTTGAAGGATTTCGATTATTTGCGTAGTCTCACCTAGAAGTTGGGCTGCATCTTTGACACTCGCCTCCCTTTCCTCTATCGCACAAGTGTGGCATTTCATTCTTATGACTTGTGGTAAGTTGGTGAGACAAGCGGCAATTATGTCAGCAATCATTGATGATAAGGTATCAAATAGTTCCTTTTGGCTAACTGTGGCATCATTGTTGGTGTGGTAGGCAAGCAGGAGTGTTTCAGTTATACGATACATTGAGTAGGCACAAATAGACCTTGTTATGGGATCATCATTTGGACCTCCAATATTATTCTTGCTTGTCTCCTTCGTGAAAGCCATGTTTTTAGCTCTATCCCTTAACCATTCAACAATCTGCCCGGCTGCATTCATTTGAAGAGCAGGGTCTTGCAACTCGTTTCCTAACCATTTTTTGCCTAATCTAATTTCTCGCCACAAAGTTTCAGTCGCCTTTTGCGCACTTACATGGTTATCGGTTGCATTGAGGCCTTTTTCCACAATTGTGACATATACCAGACCTTCCCTCACACTTTCTAACAAGCTATCAACTTCCTCCTTTTCGATTGCAGGAAGAGAAACTGCAATGGCTGTTAAGGTTACCACTGGTAACCTCCAACAATCTTGATAATCTACTTTTGATGGAACATCATGATCAATGTGGTCAAACTTTTGCACTCCTTGAAAATCTCTAGTACTTTTCTTAAGTAACTTCATTAGATTGTCAGGTGAACTTTTTGCACCCTTTTCCATAAATTGGTTTACATATTTTATAAGGCCTACCAGTGTTCTCTCAGCAAGCTCGATGTCATCATCAAGTTGTAAAACGTAAGGGCGAAGATCATTGTTTCGTTCCAACTTCTCAAACTTCTTTCCCAGTGAAGTAAACACGGCCTTTAATAACCACTTCATACAACGGAAACAATACAAGACACATATCATAAAGAGAAACGGGGCCAAGGCCGTTATCTTGCACATCACTACAACTCCCTTTTGAAACTTTATACATAAGCTGAGAATTAGCTTTTTCAAAGTCTCAATGATCACCTCGAGGTTGCGGCTACGAAATTCATGTATACCAC from Helianthus annuus cultivar XRQ/B chromosome 10, HanXRQr2.0-SUNRISE, whole genome shotgun sequence harbors:
- the LOC118482770 gene encoding uncharacterized protein LOC118482770, coding for MGHQSTNDLLEQLDKLLNVYDFSNTTRTSLLGCVNLIYQSDLEETYSKPMLWIGLYIALASLACILAMVADLLHGLRSRQLWFPCKYFRINAAFLTLISIAMKLPVDLSGSMPGVVDQTAKLGSMAFMCTMMANLLPCLATMNNDELLSNITALCVLVITLVVNVCIQIQTGVLDSLSAIVAIMYVTWLLELLLLHLCSSLAILKSKEIIESKYQKRHDAASEDIQQSSGRLLTVEKLQKHVRNHWIMAASGSPQFITACSPVASASGVICALITGLHALTMLVGIMGMKEKDYQSVYKWSMMVILIVQSIGVVIGAIAPLSRCFATLSFKVSSKIILNHFKVFKVESYWTWKLYDWKHGGIHEFRSRNLEVIIETLKKLILSLCIKFQKGVVVMCKITALAPFLFMICVLYCFRCMKWLLKAVFTSLGKKFEKLERNNDLRPYVLQLDDDIELAERTLVGLIKYVNQFMEKGAKSSPDNLMKLLKKSTRDFQGVQKFDHIDHDVPSKVDYQDCWRLPVVTLTAIAVSLPAIEKEEVDSLLESVREGLVYVTIVEKGLNATDNHVSAQKATETLWREIRLGKKWLGNELQDPALQMNAAGQIVEWLRDRAKNMAFTKETSKNNIGGPNDDPITRSICAYSMYRITETLLLAYHTNNDATVSQKELFDTLSSMIADIIAACLTNLPQVIRMKCHTCAIEEREASVKDAAQLLGETTQIIEILQDHYIPNMDPSDMPYLDKWRSYLSNP